The proteins below are encoded in one region of Deltaproteobacteria bacterium:
- a CDS encoding valine--tRNA ligase: MASEELSKNFEPHQAEERWYAYWLENRFFHAEDTSEKPPFSIVIPPPNVTGILHMGHALNNTLQDIIIRYKRMQGYNTLWMPGTDHAGIATQNVVEQELAREGISRHDLGREKFIERVWEWREKYGGAIINQLKRLGSSCDWERERFTMDEGLSKAVREVFVRLYNEGLIYQGDYIVNWCPRCHTAISDLEVEYHEEASSLWNIRYPYADGSGDIIVATTRPETMLGDTAVAVHPDDERYRDKIGREVILPLVNRKIPVIADDYVTMEFGSGAVKITPSSDPNDFAIALRHNLEIIKIMDGNAMITEHGGAYCGQDRYTCRENVVRDLREQGYLVDTEPYAHNIGKCYRCKTDIEPMVSKQWFVRVTPLAKEAIAAVALGNTRIVPATWEATYFEWMNNIRDWCVSRQIWWGHRIPVWYCDACGKVIVDMTDPDHCPDCGSGKLCQEEDVLDTWFSSALWPFSTLGWPEETETLKTFYPTSLLVTGFDILFFWVARMMMMGLYNMKDVPFRDVYLHALVRDEKGDKMSKSKGNIIDPLHMIDKYGADAFRFTLAAFAAQGRDIRMSEERIEGYKYFINKIWNATRFTMMNLNGRMEQYETPGEGSKLLPDRWIRARLNRTVDDVNRHLEEYRFNDAAASIYQFIWHEFCDWYLEMIKPTLYGREEEGKRGAVQKTLVMVLKTSLKLLHPFMPFLTEEIWQKCIHDGTSVMVNPFPEPNEALKDISAEKEMALLMEVVTKIRNIRSEMNVSPSRKITVTISVPDPAAKSVMNRDRHYIINLANLESLNIAGDMAEPKGAVTGVVAAMRIFVFLEGVVDISVEKRRLQKEMAKMEKDLRQVSNKLANQDFIKKAAPMVIEKEELKYKNLRDKFTILENLYKKFEGIQGADH, translated from the coding sequence ATGGCAAGTGAAGAACTCAGCAAGAATTTTGAACCCCATCAGGCAGAAGAACGCTGGTATGCCTATTGGCTGGAAAACCGGTTTTTTCACGCGGAGGATACAAGCGAAAAACCTCCCTTCTCAATCGTGATTCCCCCTCCCAACGTGACGGGCATTTTGCACATGGGTCACGCTCTGAACAATACCCTGCAGGATATCATCATCCGTTACAAAAGAATGCAGGGCTACAACACGCTGTGGATGCCTGGAACGGATCACGCCGGGATCGCCACCCAGAACGTCGTGGAGCAGGAGCTCGCCAGGGAAGGGATTTCCCGTCATGATCTGGGCCGGGAGAAATTCATTGAACGCGTCTGGGAATGGCGGGAAAAATACGGCGGCGCCATTATCAATCAGCTGAAGAGACTGGGCAGTTCCTGCGACTGGGAACGGGAACGTTTCACCATGGACGAAGGTCTGAGCAAAGCTGTTCGGGAGGTTTTTGTCCGTCTGTATAACGAGGGGCTGATCTATCAGGGAGATTACATCGTCAACTGGTGTCCCCGTTGTCACACGGCCATTTCCGACCTGGAAGTCGAATATCATGAGGAGGCGAGTTCCCTCTGGAATATCCGTTACCCCTATGCTGATGGAAGCGGTGATATCATCGTCGCCACGACACGGCCCGAAACCATGCTGGGAGACACGGCCGTGGCCGTCCACCCCGATGATGAGCGCTACAGGGATAAAATCGGCAGGGAAGTCATCCTGCCCCTGGTGAACCGGAAAATTCCCGTCATCGCCGATGATTATGTCACAATGGAATTCGGTTCCGGCGCGGTGAAAATTACCCCGTCGTCGGACCCCAACGATTTCGCCATCGCCTTGCGGCATAATCTGGAGATTATCAAGATCATGGACGGGAACGCGATGATCACCGAGCATGGAGGGGCCTACTGCGGCCAGGATCGCTACACCTGCCGGGAAAACGTGGTGCGGGATCTTCGGGAGCAGGGATACCTCGTGGACACGGAACCCTACGCGCATAACATCGGCAAGTGCTACCGCTGCAAAACAGACATTGAGCCGATGGTTTCCAAACAGTGGTTCGTCAGGGTCACCCCCCTCGCCAAGGAGGCCATCGCCGCCGTTGCCTTAGGCAATACGCGCATTGTACCCGCCACTTGGGAGGCGACCTACTTCGAGTGGATGAACAATATCCGTGACTGGTGTGTTTCGCGGCAGATCTGGTGGGGGCACCGGATCCCGGTCTGGTACTGCGATGCCTGTGGGAAGGTCATAGTCGACATGACCGATCCGGACCATTGTCCCGACTGCGGATCGGGGAAACTGTGCCAGGAAGAGGACGTCCTCGACACCTGGTTCAGCTCCGCATTGTGGCCCTTTTCCACCCTCGGCTGGCCGGAGGAAACAGAGACACTGAAAACCTTCTATCCCACATCACTCCTCGTTACCGGGTTCGACATTCTTTTCTTCTGGGTGGCCCGGATGATGATGATGGGGCTATACAACATGAAGGATGTTCCCTTTCGGGATGTTTATCTCCATGCCCTGGTACGGGACGAAAAAGGGGACAAAATGAGTAAATCAAAGGGCAATATCATCGATCCCCTGCACATGATCGACAAGTACGGCGCCGATGCATTCCGTTTCACCCTGGCAGCCTTCGCCGCCCAGGGGCGGGATATCCGAATGTCTGAAGAGCGGATTGAGGGGTATAAGTATTTCATCAACAAGATCTGGAACGCCACCCGCTTCACCATGATGAATCTCAACGGCCGTATGGAACAATATGAGACACCCGGTGAAGGCAGCAAGCTCCTTCCCGATCGCTGGATACGGGCCCGTTTGAACCGGACCGTCGATGATGTCAACCGCCACCTTGAGGAATACCGTTTTAATGATGCCGCCGCCAGTATATACCAGTTCATCTGGCATGAGTTCTGTGACTGGTACCTAGAGATGATCAAACCCACACTCTATGGCAGGGAGGAAGAAGGAAAAAGAGGGGCCGTCCAGAAAACCCTTGTCATGGTCCTGAAGACGTCCCTGAAGCTCCTTCATCCTTTTATGCCCTTCCTCACCGAGGAAATTTGGCAGAAATGCATCCATGACGGGACATCCGTCATGGTGAACCCTTTCCCCGAACCGAATGAAGCGCTGAAGGACATCTCGGCGGAAAAAGAGATGGCCCTGCTCATGGAAGTCGTTACGAAAATTCGTAACATCCGTAGCGAGATGAACGTGTCCCCCTCCAGGAAAATTACCGTTACGATTTCCGTACCGGACCCGGCAGCCAAGTCCGTCATGAACCGGGACCGTCACTACATCATCAATCTGGCGAATTTGGAATCCCTGAATATCGCGGGGGATATGGCCGAACCGAAGGGAGCCGTAACCGGGGTCGTCGCCGCCATGCGCATCTTTGTTTTCCTGGAGGGGGTGGTGGACATTTCCGTCGAAAAGCGCCGTTTGCAGAAGGAGATGGCCAAAATGGAAAAAGATCTCAGGCAGGTATCCAATAAACTCGCCAATCAGGATTTTATCAAGAAGGCGGCACCGATGGTAATCGAAAAGGAAGAATTAAAATACAAAAATCTTCGCGATAAATTCACCATTCTTGAAAACCTGTACAAAAAATTCGAAGGGATACAGGGGGCCGACCATTAA
- a CDS encoding tetratricopeptide repeat protein → MQGKGSQWFMLMLAVFMAAALISCGSKNKKPTVKMVESSDIYTDAGMKLLNDGQYEDAEREFSWVLRKNPKDPKAAIGRAIARIHQAQNDDALGDLKNGCKHAKISDDKVFCRVAGIRIHSQDKRDKRWFLKTKEAFDAAIKIDPQNSEAYYYMGLACRDNLSFDEAARMFRQVIAIGGRLARDAEEQLFQIQTIQKVMAVTKTGRKIVLVEHITRADCAAIIMEEIKLEKILTGQPQAAEGKSKHPEKTAAAKDIEGQPYRIHIESVLRLGVKGLEKYPDGSFRPEEIVNRATYAVVMEDVLGRLAGNTERRKSFEGTPSPFQDVKPDHASYEAVMTVTTRGIMGMKNPIAALFSPLSSLSGVEALLIAHKLKEDLNID, encoded by the coding sequence ATGCAAGGAAAAGGCTCACAGTGGTTCATGCTGATGCTGGCCGTTTTTATGGCTGCGGCCTTAATATCCTGTGGAAGCAAGAACAAAAAGCCGACCGTGAAGATGGTGGAATCGTCGGACATTTACACTGATGCGGGCATGAAGCTTCTGAATGATGGGCAATACGAGGATGCGGAACGCGAATTTTCCTGGGTCCTTCGAAAAAACCCGAAGGATCCGAAAGCCGCCATCGGTCGCGCCATCGCCAGAATCCATCAGGCCCAAAATGACGATGCCCTGGGTGATCTGAAAAATGGCTGTAAACATGCTAAAATAAGTGATGATAAGGTTTTTTGCCGGGTTGCCGGGATCAGGATCCATTCTCAGGACAAGCGGGACAAACGATGGTTTCTGAAAACAAAAGAGGCCTTCGACGCGGCCATAAAAATCGATCCGCAAAACAGCGAGGCCTACTACTACATGGGCCTGGCCTGCAGGGATAATCTGAGTTTCGACGAGGCGGCCAGGATGTTCAGGCAGGTTATCGCAATCGGCGGCAGACTTGCGAGGGATGCGGAAGAACAACTGTTTCAGATCCAAACAATTCAAAAGGTCATGGCTGTCACCAAAACCGGAAGGAAAATCGTCCTGGTCGAGCATATCACGCGGGCTGATTGTGCCGCGATCATCATGGAAGAAATAAAACTGGAGAAGATATTGACCGGGCAGCCTCAGGCGGCCGAGGGGAAAAGCAAACATCCCGAAAAAACAGCCGCCGCCAAGGATATCGAGGGTCAGCCTTACCGGATCCATATTGAGAGCGTTTTGCGTTTAGGTGTCAAGGGCCTGGAAAAATATCCCGACGGATCGTTCCGGCCCGAAGAAATCGTCAATCGGGCGACCTATGCCGTTGTCATGGAAGATGTTCTGGGGCGCCTGGCCGGCAACACGGAACGGCGAAAATCTTTTGAGGGGACCCCATCGCCGTTTCAGGATGTGAAACCGGATCATGCCTCCTATGAAGCCGTGATGACGGTGACCACACGGGGAATCATGGGAATGAAAAACCCGATTGCGGCTCTTTTTTCTCCCCTGTCCTCGCTATCGGGAGTGGAGGCTCTTTTAATCGCACACAAGTTGAAAGAAGATTTGAACATAGACTGA